One Sphingobium sp. Z007 genomic region harbors:
- a CDS encoding undecaprenyl-phosphate glucose phosphotransferase codes for MFQQFGALFVRLCRLVDTGLILLCMALIAGALSNRSAIIDALLCVAVLELVASFFHLSRSWRIVRLRHELADLTAHWTISFAGIMTLFWLLGDLPLARAGVWGPAATFWYGAALGAIILFRIAVRLALRFWRSFGHDQRSAAFIGATETAQRLGEVFARQRWMGIRSLGVFDDRRPTDDRTVALPGHAFGGPVDRLYDLARSGAVSRIYVTLPMAAEQRIKAILDRFSDTTASLYYCPPLFRLDLVGARWDDVYGQPVVSIVESPFEGYSRLIKRAEDVALTLIALPLILPICLLAAVAIKLDTRGPVFFSQTRYGLDGRPFRIWKFRSMRVADDDDFVQARRGDSRVTRVGAFLRRTSIDELAQFINVALGSMSVVGPRPHPVALDDNFRPLIHRYAVRHKIKPGITGLAQVSGWRGETDTRDKMEQRVVHDIEYLRRWSIWLDLQIVARTLLVPFVQRNAF; via the coding sequence ATGTTCCAGCAATTCGGCGCGCTGTTCGTGCGCCTGTGCCGGCTGGTCGACACCGGGCTGATCCTGCTGTGCATGGCGCTGATTGCCGGCGCTTTATCTAACCGGTCGGCGATCATTGACGCGCTGTTGTGCGTGGCCGTGCTGGAGCTGGTGGCGTCCTTTTTCCACCTCAGCCGGTCCTGGCGGATCGTGCGGCTGCGCCATGAATTGGCGGACCTAACCGCCCATTGGACGATCAGCTTTGCAGGGATCATGACGCTGTTCTGGCTGCTGGGCGACCTGCCGCTAGCGCGCGCCGGGGTGTGGGGGCCAGCCGCGACGTTCTGGTATGGCGCGGCGCTGGGCGCGATCATCCTGTTTCGCATCGCGGTGCGGCTGGCGCTGCGTTTCTGGCGCAGTTTCGGTCATGACCAGCGTAGCGCGGCGTTCATCGGCGCGACCGAAACGGCGCAGCGGTTGGGCGAGGTGTTCGCGCGGCAGCGCTGGATGGGCATCCGATCGTTGGGCGTGTTCGACGATCGCCGGCCGACGGACGATCGCACCGTCGCCCTGCCCGGCCACGCCTTTGGCGGGCCGGTCGATCGGCTCTATGATCTGGCGCGATCCGGCGCGGTCAGCCGCATCTATGTGACGCTGCCGATGGCGGCGGAACAAAGGATCAAGGCGATCCTCGACCGGTTCAGCGACACCACCGCATCGCTCTATTATTGCCCGCCTTTGTTCCGCCTGGACCTGGTCGGCGCGCGCTGGGACGATGTCTATGGCCAGCCGGTCGTCAGTATCGTGGAATCCCCGTTCGAAGGCTATTCGCGCCTGATTAAACGGGCGGAGGATGTCGCCCTCACGCTCATCGCCTTACCGCTCATCCTGCCGATCTGCCTGTTGGCGGCAGTCGCGATCAAGCTGGATACGCGCGGGCCGGTCTTTTTTTCCCAGACCCGCTATGGGCTGGACGGTCGGCCGTTCCGCATCTGGAAATTCCGGTCGATGCGGGTCGCCGATGATGACGATTTCGTCCAGGCGCGGCGTGGCGACAGCCGGGTGACGCGGGTCGGCGCGTTCCTGCGCCGCACATCGATCGATGAACTGGCGCAGTTCATCAACGTCGCGCTGGGCAGCATGTCGGTGGTCGGGCCGCGGCCCCATCCGGTCGCGCTGGACGATAATTTCCGGCCGCTGATCCATCGCTATGCGGTGCGGCACAAGATTAAGCCAGGCATCACCGGGCTGGCGCAGGTCAGCGGCTGGCGCGGGGAAACGGATACGCGCGACAAGATGGAGCAGCGCGTCGTCCATGATATCGAATATCTGCGCCGCTGGTCGATCTGGCTGGACCTGCAGATCGTGGCGCGCACGCTGCTGGTGCCGTTCGTGCAGCGGAACGCCTTCTGA